The following nucleotide sequence is from Bacteroidales bacterium.
GGCGTCGTATGTTACTACTATTTTATTTTTTTGACCAGGCATAATGGGTTCTTTAGGGTAAGATGGCACAGTACAACCGCATGTTGAGCGAGGTTCTGAAAGAAAAAGAGGTGCTTTGCCAGTGTTTATGAAAACAAATTCGCAACTTACTTTACTTCCTTTTTTTATTTTACCAAAATCATGGGTGGTTTTTTCAAAAGTTATGATTGGTTCTTGACTGAGAAGAACCCCTGTCAACAAAAAAATAAATAATACAACTGTTTTTTTCATAGCTGGAATTTATTATTAGGGTGCTATTGGAACATTATTATTGTCAAAATTCTGGGAAGGTATAATTAGAGAAGGTTTTTGAATGACTTCGCCTGTAATTCTAAGCGACACTTCACCATTAGTAGCATTAGATAGAACAGTAATTTGCTTATTGAATTTACCAATTCGATTGGTGTCGTAACGAGCTTTGATCAAACCTGTTTTTCCAGGAAGAATAGGTTCTTTGGGATAGAAGGGAACAGTGCAACCACAACTTGACTTCACATTGGATATCAGAAGTGGAGCATCACCTGTATTGGTAAATACGAATTCGGCAACTGCTTCTGTACCTTCTTGAATTTGACCAAAATCATGAACCAGTTTCTGAAATGTGATTTCTGCTCCCTTTTGAGCTCTAAGTCCGGTGACGAGAAAAACAAACAAAATAATTATTTTTTTCATGGCAAAATCTATTAATCAAATTTTATACCATCTTTTTCTCCCGTAAGCGTAATTGACAAGTACAGCTTCCACTGAGTCTGTT
It contains:
- a CDS encoding DUF1573 domain-containing protein, with the translated sequence MKKTVVLFIFLLTGVLLSQEPIITFEKTTHDFGKIKKGSKVSCEFVFINTGKAPLFLSEPRSTCGCTVPSYPKEPIMPGQKNKIVVTYDAEEKGVFTKYVTVFSNAENSPVVLVIKGVVEP
- a CDS encoding DUF1573 domain-containing protein; this encodes MKKIIILFVFLVTGLRAQKGAEITFQKLVHDFGQIQEGTEAVAEFVFTNTGDAPLLISNVKSSCGCTVPFYPKEPILPGKTGLIKARYDTNRIGKFNKQITVLSNATNGEVSLRITGEVIQKPSLIIPSQNFDNNNVPIAP